The following are encoded in a window of Gossypium raimondii isolate GPD5lz chromosome 13, ASM2569854v1, whole genome shotgun sequence genomic DNA:
- the LOC105781983 gene encoding cytochrome P450 CYP749A22, translating into MQNLIGEHKKMETMGKLLILLTAFLCLYLFVALLNVFYKYWWIPQRVQFIMNSQGIRGPPYEFIHGNNKEAAQMSMEASTKPMALTHDIFPRVVPHVYSWINKYGKTYLSWNGIRGQLLISDPDLVKEVLKNSDKAFRKPKISYFFDKLIGDGLASTEREKWARQRKLANYAFHGESLENMTPAVVASVETMLEKWKSKEGKEIEVFQEFRLLTSEVISRTAFGSSYLEGEKIFDMLMKLTVIAGRNILKAKIPIISKFWKSADEIESERIAKMIHDSVMRIVKKREERVVNGEADNFGRDFLGLLVNAYHEADQKNRLSIQDMVDECKTFYFAGQETVNSLLAWATLLLAIHTDWQDKARAEVIEVFGNQKPDSEGMAKLKTMTMIINETLRLYPPLNRVIREVGREVQLGKLVLPTHLEVDMRIIALHHDPDLWGDDVNLFKPERFAEGIAKATKYNAAAFMPFGLGSRSCVGMSFAITEAKTALSMILQRYTVTVSPTYVHAPVPSLTLKPQHGMQLLFHSLHYDA; encoded by the exons ATGCAAAATCTGATCGGTGAACATAAGAAAATGGAGACCATGGGAAAACTTCTAATCCTGCTTACAGCTTTTTTATGCCTCTACCTCTTCGTTGCTTTGCTCAATGTTTTCTACAAGTATTGGTGGATACCTCAACGGGTACAGTTCATCATGAATTCACAAGGAATCAGAGGACCTCCTTATGAATTTATCCATGGAAACAACAAAGAAGCTGCCCAAATGTCCATGGAAGCATCTACCAAACCTATGGCCTTGACGCACGATATATTTCCCAGAGTCGTGCCTCATGTTTACTCCTGGATCAACAAATACG GGAAGACTTATCTTAGTTGGAATGGAATTCGAGGTCAACTGCTAATTTCAGACCCAGATCTAGTCAAAGAGGTCCTTAAAAACAGTGACAAAGCTTTTCGAAAGCCAAAGATTTCATATTTCTTCGACAAGCTAATAGGCGATGGGCTTGCTTCAACCGAACGTGAGAAATGGGCAAGGCAAAGGAAACTGGCCAATTATGCCTTTCATGGGGAGAGCTTAGAA AATATGACTCCAGCAGTAGTTGCTAGCGTTGAAACCATGCTTGAGAAATGGAAAAGTAAGGAGGGCAAAGAGATAGAAGTGTTCCAAGAGTTCAGATTATTGACTTCAGAAGTGATATCCAGAACCGCCTTTGGTAGCAGTTACTTGGAAGGGGAGAAGATTTTTGACATGCTGATGAAGTTGACAGTAATTGCGGgcagaaatattttaaaagcaaaGATTCCCATCATCAG CAAGTTTTGGAAATCTGCtgatgaaattgaatcagaaaGAATTGCCAAAATGATACATGATTCTGTGATGAGGATTGttaaaaaaagggaagagaGAGTAGTGAACGGAGAAGCTGATAACTTCGGTCGTGATTTTCTGGGATTACTTGTAAATGCTTATCATGAGGCGGACCAGAAAAACAGGCTTTCGATTCAAGATATGGTAGATGAGtgcaaaactttttattttgctGGGCAAGAAACAGTCAATTCCTTGCTTGCATGGGCAACTCTGCTTTTAGCAATACACACCGATTGGCAAGACAAAGCAAGAGCAGAGGTGATTGAGGTCTTTGGTAATCAAAAGCCAGATTCTGAAGGGATGGCCAAATTAAAGACG ATGACCATGATTATCAATGAAACTTTACGGCTCTATCCTCCTTTAAATCGCGTGATAAGAGAAGTAGGAAGAGAAGTCCAATTAGGAAAACTTGTCCTGCCTACTCATTTAGAGGTCGACATGCGAATCATAGCACTTCACCATGACCCTGACTTATGGGGAGATGATGTTAATCTTTTCAAACCAGAGAGGTTTGCTGAAGGGATAGCAAAAGCTACTAAGTACAATGCAGCTGCATTTATGCCTTTTGGATTGGGATCTCGATCTTGCGTTGGCATGAGCTTTGCAATCACTGAAGCGAAAACTGCACTTTCCATGATTCTGCAACGCTACACTGTCACCGTCTCCCCTACCTACGTTCACGCTCCTGTACCAAGTCTTACACTCAAGCCACAACATGGGATGCAGTTGTTGTTTCATTCACTACATTATGATGCTTAA
- the LOC105781992 gene encoding pescadillo homolog has translation MYNAHWLQRLISNRCGSSAFCASPFFFVFWLSWFSVSQFYPQLYGETKALPTSCKFFRTLLLSNWRFRFSNLTYCKDFLLIIYGEILQGKKKEGNAARYVTRSQAIKILQVSLSDFRKLCIHKRVFPREPKKKVKGNHHTYCHLKDVMYILHDPLLEKFREIRAYQRKIKKAKAKKKDELAKLLLSRAPSYRLDMVIRDRY, from the exons ATGTATAATGCACACTGGCTGCAAAGGTTAATTAGCAATCGTTGTGGTTCTTCTGCCTTTTGcgcctctccctttttttttgttttttggctTTCTTGGTTCTCAGTTTCTCAATTCTATCCACAGTTGTATGGGGAAACCAAAGCACTACCGACCTCCTGCAAGTTCTTTCGAACTTTATTGCTTTCAAATTGGCGGTTtagattttcaaatttgacttaTTGTAAGGATTTTTTGCtcataatttatggtgaaattttacagggaaagaaaaaggaaggaaatgCTGCGAGATATGTGACGAGGTCACAAGCTATTAAAATCCTTCAAGTTAGCCTTTCGGATTTTAG GAAACTATGCATCCACAAAAGAGTATTTCCGAGAGAGCCAAAGAAGAAAGTGAAAGGAAATCATCATACTTACTGTCACTTGAAGGATGTCATGTACATTCTTCATGATCCACTACTTGAGAAGTTTAGAGAAATAAGGGCATATCAAAGGAAGATAAAGAAAGCTAAGGCTAAAAAGAAGGATGAGTTAGCAAAGCTTCTTCTATCTCGTGCACCTTCTTACAGACTTGATATGGTCATCCGCGATAG ATATTGA